In Mercurialis annua linkage group LG6, ddMerAnnu1.2, whole genome shotgun sequence, the following are encoded in one genomic region:
- the LOC126653667 gene encoding monothiol glutaredoxin-S1-like: MEAVTMMVAERPLVIFSRTTCDMSHSIKALIRGFGANPTIYELDQIPNGQQIERALQQLGFPNLPVVFIGGECVGGDRQVMSLLLKNQLGPLLKRTGAIWV, from the coding sequence ATGGAGGCAGTGACAATGATGGTTGCAGAGAGGCCCCTAGTGATCTTCAGCAGAACCACTTGTGATATGAGCCATTCTATCAAGGCATTAATACGTGGATTCGGTGCAAACCCTACAATTTACGAGCTCGATCAAATTCCAAACGGGCAGCAAATCGAAAGAGCATTACAGCAGCTAGGGTTTCCAAACTTGCCTGTTGTATTCATTGGAGGAGAGTGCGTCGGCGGTGACCGACAAGTGATGAGCCTCCTTCTCAAGAACCAACTAGGACCACTGCTCAAGAGAACTGGAGCCATTTGGGTATAG
- the LOC126653511 gene encoding OVARIAN TUMOR DOMAIN-containing deubiquitinating enzyme 5, with amino-acid sequence MDTQEMEETVLVETPGDASGKHQETRDEMLSRHRKEIKELQHKEVELKKGAAKGSKAEQKAKKKQVEEQISQHSAELKEKHAEELASLGFISVIENDKSNLDNLVNAIAGVSVTNQPEQGKVSKGAKRRGKRAQQEAEREQRIQEEQSNLVSDRMIEHDKLKEKLEPLGLAVNEIKPDGHCLYRAIEDQLALLSGGSSPYTYQDLRKMVASYMREHATDFEPFFLSDNTVEGDADDSPADRFENYCKEVESTSAWGGQLELGALIHCLAKPIKIFSGSFPDVEMGKEYKSDGGAGSLDTTILLSYHKHAFGLGEHYNSVVPNLIR; translated from the exons ATGGACACACAGGAAATGGAGGAGACTGTACTCGTAGAAACTCCAGGTGATGCATCTGGAAAGCATCAAGAAACTCGTGATGAGATGCTATCTAGGCACAG GAAGGAGATAAAAGAGCTGCAGCACAAAGAAGTTGAACTAAAAAAGGGGGCAGCAAAGGGTAGCAAGGCTGAACAAAAAGCTAAGAAGAAACAAGTTGAAGAGCAAATCTCTCAACATTCTGCAGAGTTAAAAGAAAAGCATGCTGAAGAACTTGCTTCTTTAGGCTTTATAAGTGTCATTGAAAATGATAAAAGCAATCTCGACAATTTGGTGAATGCCATCGCCGGCGTCTCTGTTACTAACCAACCAGAGCAGGGGAAGGTCAGCAAGGGTGCAAAGCGAAGAGGAAAAAGAGCCCAACAAGAAGCCGAAAGAGAGCAAAGAATCCAAGAAGAGCAGAGCAACCTCGTAAGTGATCGAATGATCGAACATGACAAATTGAAAGAGAAGCTTGAACCTCTTGGATTGGCTGTTAATGAAATAAAGCCAGATGGGCACTGCCTTTACCGAGCCATTGAAGATCAGCTAGCTCTTCTCTCCGGAGGTTCTTCTCCCTATACTTACCAAGATCTACGTAAAATGGTGGCCTCCTATATGCGAGAACATGCTACGGACTTTGAACCCTTTTTCCTGTCCGATAATACAGTAGAAGGGGATGCCGACGATTCACCAGCTGACAGATTTGAGAATTATTGTAAAGAAGTAGAGTCAACATCAGCTTGGGGTGGACAGCTAGAGCTTGGAGCATTGATTCACTGTCTTGCAAAACCTATTAAGATATTCTCAGGATCCTTTCCTGATGTTGAGATGGGGAAGGAGTACAAATCTGACGGTGGAGCGGGTTCTTTGGACACAACCATTTTGCTGTCCTATCATAAACATGCATTTGGACTGGGAGAGCACTATAACTCCGTGGTGCCAAATTTGATCAGGTAG
- the LOC126653715 gene encoding monothiol glutaredoxin-S6-like: MDAVTVMVAERPLVIFSRSTCDMSHSIKTLIHGFGANPTIYELDQLPNGQQIERALQQLGFQNLPVVFIGGECVGGDRQVMSLLLKNQLGPMLKKAGAIWVWND; the protein is encoded by the coding sequence ATGGATGCAGTGACAGTAATGGTTGCAGAGAGGCCACTAGTGATCTTCAGCAGAAGCACTTGTGACATGAGCCATTCCATCAAAACACTAATACATGGATTTGGTGCAAACCCTACAATTTACGAGCTTGATCAACTTCCAAATGGGCAGCAAATTGAAAGAGCATTACAGCAGCTAGGGTTTCAAAACTTACCGGTTGTATTCATCGGAGGAGAGTGCGTTGGCGGTGACCGACAAGTGATGAGCCTCCTTCTCAAGAATCAGCTAGGACCAATGCTCAAGAAAGCTGGAGCCATTTGGGTATGGAATGACTAG